In Halobacteriovorax marinus SJ, the following proteins share a genomic window:
- a CDS encoding ABC transporter permease subunit has product MIEKRIKNELTLKRWRRFKRNRPAVVSAVIFIICLVLTFAAPLIANSRPLYLNYKGTSYFPVFKQYHPTEFGIKTTLIMNYRKLELSDDDTAIWPIIKWNPNESNSEVDYYPAPPTENNIMGTDDRGRDVFTRVLYGFKYSIVYAVAVWFITFLLGVVVGGISGFFGGRVDILTQRAIEVLSTVPQFFLLIILIDIFSPSLGMLIIISCLFSWIPISYYVRGEFLKNRKKEFVEAARGMGSKNGRIIFKHILPNSLSPIITFTPFAISGHIMGLASLDYLGFGLPVPTPSWGELLAQAQKNFTIAWWLAVYPGLALAATLFLLVLIGDGVRDAMDPKLSEN; this is encoded by the coding sequence ATGATTGAAAAACGAATTAAAAATGAATTAACACTTAAGAGGTGGAGACGTTTTAAGAGAAATAGACCTGCGGTTGTGTCAGCGGTTATTTTTATTATTTGTTTAGTCTTAACTTTTGCGGCTCCATTGATCGCAAATAGTAGACCTCTTTATTTAAATTATAAGGGAACAAGTTATTTTCCTGTCTTTAAGCAATATCATCCAACAGAGTTTGGGATAAAGACAACGTTAATAATGAACTACCGAAAACTTGAATTGTCAGATGACGATACAGCTATCTGGCCAATTATTAAGTGGAATCCTAACGAAAGTAATAGTGAAGTAGATTATTATCCAGCACCACCTACTGAAAATAATATTATGGGAACAGATGATAGAGGACGCGATGTATTCACTAGAGTTCTCTATGGTTTCAAATATAGTATTGTTTATGCTGTCGCCGTCTGGTTTATAACATTCTTGTTAGGTGTTGTTGTTGGTGGAATTAGTGGTTTCTTTGGTGGAAGAGTTGATATTCTCACTCAAAGGGCCATCGAAGTTCTAAGTACTGTTCCGCAATTCTTCTTACTTATTATCTTAATTGATATCTTTAGTCCTTCTCTGGGAATGCTTATCATCATTTCATGTCTCTTCTCATGGATTCCGATTAGCTACTATGTTAGAGGGGAGTTCTTAAAGAATAGAAAGAAAGAATTTGTTGAAGCAGCTAGAGGGATGGGTTCTAAGAATGGAAGAATCATCTTTAAGCATATTCTTCCAAACTCGCTTTCGCCTATAATTACTTTTACGCCTTTTGCAATCTCTGGTCATATCATGGGACTGGCTTCTCTTGATTACCTAGGATTTGGTCTTCCGGTTCCAACTCCATCTTGGGGAGAGCTTTTGGCCCAAGCGCAGAAGAATTTTACTATTGCATGGTGGTTGGCAGTTTATCCTGGTCTGGCCCTAGCGGCGACACTATTTCTACTAGTTCTTATTGGTGATGGTGTTCGAGATGCAATGGACCCAAAACTTTCAGAAAATTAA
- the metH gene encoding methionine synthase, which produces MSELKPYTTMGNELLELLNKRIVFMDGAMGTMIQQYKLEEEDFRGERFKDHASPLKGNNDLLSLTRADIIEEVHFKYLEAGSDIIETNTFSATRIGQADYHLEDLAYEINVESARIAKRACEKMMQKDPTRKCFVAGALGPTNKTASMSPDVNNPAYRAVTFDELVENYYQQAKALLEGGADILLPETTFDTLNIKCAIFAIDKLFNELDYRVPVMLSVTITDASGRTLSGQTIEAFWNSVRHANPLSVGINCALGAKEMRPYMDRLSQIADCYTSCYPNAGLPNPLSDTGYDELPIDTATFLEDYADSGFLNLVGGCCGTTPSHIKAIREKLEEKKPRVKPTLKEVMNLSGLEPLYIDREDQSRPFYMVGERTNVTGSPRFAKLIKNGDFDTALEVARQQVENGANIIDINFDEGLLDSKACMIKFMNLVASEPEICKVPIMIDSSKWEVIEEGLKCMQGKGIVNSISLKEGEEKFIEQAKLIKSYGAATVVMAFDEEGQAADKADKVRICQRAYKILVEKVNFDPRDIIFDPNILTVATGIEEHNNYALDFIEAVKEIKETCPGVLTSGGVSNVSFSFRGNNVVREAIHSSFLYHAIKAGLDMGIVNAGMLGVYEDIEPNLLQLVEDVLLNRHPDATEKLVDFAEKIKGSGKKKEVKDDKWRHGTLQERMTHALVKGISTHIEEDTEEARQELGIPLNVIEGPLMEGMKVVGELFGSGKMFLPQVVKSARVMKAAVAYLEPFMEEERKKNANARKQGTFVIATVKGDVHDIGKNIVAVVLACNGYEVIDLGVMVSCEEIIKKAKEHDACIIGMSGLITPSLDEMIYNVKEFERLGFSCPIMIGGATTSKAHNAIKIAPHYSGPVAQVGDASLVVEVCSKLLNPTTAPAYTKELKEHQAKLKERFDLGKQDQSKLVSLEQSREWKFICDWEKQEIATPSFTGIKKYLDVSLEEIVPYIDWSPLFWTWQLKGTYPKILNNEKYGEQAKSLFKDANIILEKVIAEKRFSPKAIVSIHKANSIGDDVEVYDDNGKKIETFHYLRQQKEKSEHKPHLCLSDYIAPKESGREDYLGNFVVTMGHEVEEFAKIYEQRNDDYNAIMVKAIGDRLAEAFAEYMHKVIRDEFGYGKEENFSNEDLIKEKYRGIRPAPGYPSCPDHTEKPIMWDLLNVESEIGVSLTENCAMNPPSSVSGQYFCHPGAKYFTLGPIARDQVENYSKRKDMEIKRVERWLAPNLGYNPE; this is translated from the coding sequence ATGTCAGAATTAAAACCATATACAACAATGGGTAATGAATTACTCGAGCTATTGAATAAAAGAATTGTTTTCATGGATGGAGCTATGGGAACAATGATTCAGCAATATAAGTTAGAAGAAGAAGACTTTAGAGGAGAGAGATTTAAAGATCACGCTAGTCCACTAAAAGGAAATAATGATCTTCTCTCTCTTACACGCGCCGATATTATTGAAGAAGTTCACTTCAAGTACCTCGAGGCCGGTTCTGATATTATCGAGACAAATACGTTTAGTGCGACAAGAATTGGGCAGGCGGATTACCATCTAGAGGATCTTGCTTATGAAATAAATGTTGAGTCCGCTCGCATTGCTAAAAGAGCATGTGAAAAGATGATGCAAAAAGATCCTACAAGAAAATGCTTTGTTGCCGGAGCTCTCGGCCCAACGAATAAGACGGCTTCCATGTCACCAGACGTAAACAACCCTGCTTACAGAGCAGTTACATTTGATGAGTTAGTTGAAAATTACTATCAGCAGGCCAAAGCTCTTTTAGAAGGTGGAGCTGATATCCTACTTCCAGAAACAACTTTCGACACTTTGAATATTAAGTGTGCGATCTTTGCTATTGATAAATTATTTAATGAACTAGATTACAGAGTACCAGTAATGTTATCAGTAACAATTACTGATGCATCAGGAAGAACTCTATCTGGTCAAACAATTGAGGCCTTCTGGAATTCAGTTAGACATGCAAATCCACTTAGTGTGGGTATCAATTGTGCTCTTGGTGCTAAAGAAATGCGTCCTTATATGGATCGTCTTTCGCAAATTGCGGACTGCTATACAAGTTGTTATCCAAATGCAGGTCTTCCCAATCCGCTGAGTGATACAGGGTATGACGAACTACCTATTGATACAGCAACATTCTTAGAAGATTACGCAGACTCTGGCTTCTTAAATCTTGTAGGAGGATGTTGTGGGACAACACCTTCTCACATTAAGGCGATTAGAGAAAAGCTTGAAGAGAAAAAGCCAAGAGTTAAGCCAACTCTTAAAGAAGTGATGAACCTCTCTGGTCTTGAGCCTCTCTATATTGATAGAGAAGATCAGTCTCGCCCATTTTATATGGTTGGAGAAAGAACTAATGTCACGGGCTCTCCAAGGTTTGCAAAGCTTATTAAAAATGGTGACTTTGACACAGCTCTTGAAGTAGCGAGGCAACAGGTTGAGAATGGTGCCAACATTATTGATATCAACTTTGATGAAGGTCTCCTCGACTCCAAAGCATGTATGATCAAATTTATGAATCTCGTAGCATCAGAGCCTGAGATTTGTAAGGTTCCCATAATGATTGATAGTTCAAAATGGGAAGTTATCGAAGAAGGTCTTAAGTGTATGCAAGGAAAGGGAATCGTAAATTCCATTTCTTTGAAAGAGGGGGAAGAGAAGTTTATTGAGCAAGCAAAGCTTATCAAATCCTATGGTGCGGCCACTGTAGTCATGGCCTTCGATGAAGAGGGGCAAGCCGCTGATAAAGCAGATAAAGTTAGAATTTGCCAAAGGGCCTATAAGATATTGGTTGAAAAAGTTAACTTTGACCCTAGAGATATTATTTTTGACCCAAATATTCTAACCGTGGCCACCGGAATTGAAGAGCATAATAATTACGCTCTTGATTTTATCGAAGCGGTAAAAGAAATTAAGGAAACTTGTCCAGGAGTTCTAACAAGTGGTGGAGTTTCAAACGTTTCTTTTTCATTTCGAGGCAATAATGTCGTAAGAGAAGCAATTCACTCATCATTTCTCTATCACGCGATCAAGGCCGGATTAGATATGGGAATTGTAAACGCCGGGATGCTTGGTGTTTACGAAGATATTGAACCTAATCTCCTACAATTGGTGGAAGATGTTCTGTTAAATAGACATCCAGATGCCACAGAGAAGCTAGTAGACTTTGCTGAGAAGATTAAAGGTTCGGGAAAGAAGAAAGAAGTTAAAGATGACAAGTGGAGACATGGAACTCTTCAAGAGAGAATGACTCACGCCCTTGTTAAAGGTATTTCAACTCATATTGAAGAAGATACAGAAGAAGCCAGACAAGAATTAGGAATTCCTCTCAATGTTATTGAGGGACCTTTGATGGAAGGAATGAAAGTTGTGGGAGAGCTTTTTGGCTCAGGGAAAATGTTCCTACCTCAAGTTGTTAAATCCGCCAGGGTAATGAAGGCAGCCGTCGCTTATCTTGAACCATTTATGGAAGAAGAGAGAAAGAAGAATGCCAATGCTAGAAAGCAGGGAACATTTGTCATCGCTACTGTTAAAGGTGACGTTCATGATATCGGAAAGAATATTGTTGCAGTTGTTCTCGCTTGTAATGGCTACGAAGTCATTGATCTAGGAGTCATGGTTAGCTGCGAAGAAATTATTAAAAAGGCCAAGGAGCACGACGCCTGTATTATCGGAATGAGTGGACTGATTACCCCTTCTCTTGATGAGATGATCTATAACGTAAAAGAATTTGAAAGGCTCGGTTTTAGCTGTCCAATTATGATTGGAGGGGCCACAACAAGTAAGGCCCACAATGCAATCAAGATTGCTCCACACTATAGTGGACCAGTCGCCCAAGTTGGAGATGCTTCTCTCGTTGTAGAAGTATGCTCAAAACTCTTGAACCCTACAACTGCCCCTGCTTATACGAAAGAGCTTAAAGAGCATCAAGCAAAGCTAAAAGAGCGTTTTGATCTCGGCAAGCAGGATCAAAGTAAATTAGTATCTTTAGAGCAATCTAGAGAGTGGAAGTTCATTTGTGACTGGGAAAAGCAAGAGATTGCCACTCCAAGCTTTACTGGAATAAAGAAGTATCTAGATGTATCGCTTGAGGAAATTGTTCCTTATATCGATTGGTCACCTCTTTTTTGGACGTGGCAACTTAAAGGTACCTATCCTAAAATTTTAAATAATGAAAAGTATGGTGAGCAAGCAAAGTCTTTATTTAAAGATGCTAATATTATTTTAGAAAAAGTTATTGCAGAGAAGAGATTCTCACCTAAGGCCATTGTATCAATTCACAAAGCCAACTCTATTGGCGATGATGTTGAAGTCTACGATGATAATGGAAAGAAGATTGAAACATTTCATTATCTAAGACAGCAAAAAGAAAAGTCGGAACATAAGCCTCACCTCTGCCTTAGTGACTATATTGCGCCAAAGGAATCTGGAAGAGAAGATTACCTCGGAAACTTTGTTGTAACAATGGGACATGAAGTTGAGGAGTTTGCAAAAATCTATGAGCAAAGAAACGATGACTACAACGCCATTATGGTTAAGGCCATTGGAGATCGTCTTGCTGAAGCCTTTGCCGAATATATGCACAAAGTAATAAGAGATGAGTTTGGTTATGGAAAAGAAGAGAATTTCAGCAATGAAGATCTCATCAAAGAGAAGTATAGAGGGATAAGACCTGCACCAGGCTACCCTTCTTGTCCAGACCACACAGAGAAGCCTATCATGTGGGACCTTCTAAATGTAGAGAGTGAGATTGGTGTTTCTCTAACAGAGAATTGCGCAATGAATCCTCCATCTTCAGTCTCAGGACAGTATTTCTGTCACCCTGGTGCTAAGTACTTTACGCTCGGCCCGATTGCAAGAGATCAAGTAGAGAACTACTCTAAGAGAAAAGATATGGAAATTAAGAGAGTTGAGAGATGGCTTGCACCAAATCTTGGCTATAACCCAGAGTAA
- a CDS encoding S1C family serine protease, which translates to MKSIKAVILIFSLFLSLASQSSESSLLLEDEKNTVSVFESTVKSVVNVTNIKKARRGFFDYDATEIPVGAGTGFVWDTDGHIITNYHVIEGGDSFLITFHGDKKQYKAKLVGKVSNKDVAVLKLVERPKTLYPIKVGESKILKVGQKTMAIGNPFGLDHTITSGIISALDRKIMGIGNVRIYGMIQTDASINPGNSGGPLLNSRGQLIGMNTVIYSKSGSSAGIGFAVPVAIIKRVVPDLIKNGKVTRPGIGIGPASEYQKARLGIEKGIVVLYVDPEGGAGKAGLQGFTRDQYGRHYPGDIILAIDKKNVNTIDDIYHVLEAYKVGDIVKADILREGKIITKEIKLIPINDN; encoded by the coding sequence TTGAAAAGTATTAAAGCAGTCATTTTAATTTTTTCCTTATTCTTATCCTTGGCCTCACAGTCATCAGAAAGTTCCCTCTTACTTGAAGACGAGAAAAATACGGTTTCCGTTTTTGAGAGTACTGTTAAGAGTGTTGTTAACGTTACCAATATAAAAAAGGCACGAAGAGGTTTCTTTGACTACGATGCTACAGAAATCCCAGTAGGTGCAGGTACTGGCTTTGTCTGGGATACTGACGGGCATATCATCACAAATTATCACGTGATAGAAGGTGGTGATAGTTTTCTCATAACTTTCCACGGAGACAAGAAGCAATATAAGGCCAAGCTTGTTGGAAAAGTTAGCAATAAAGACGTTGCAGTTTTAAAGTTAGTAGAAAGACCTAAGACTCTCTATCCAATTAAAGTCGGTGAATCAAAAATATTAAAAGTTGGACAAAAGACCATGGCCATAGGTAATCCATTTGGTCTCGACCATACAATTACAAGTGGAATTATATCTGCTCTTGATAGAAAGATTATGGGAATTGGAAACGTTAGAATCTACGGAATGATCCAAACAGATGCCTCAATTAATCCAGGTAATTCCGGTGGACCTCTCCTAAACTCTAGAGGCCAGCTCATTGGTATGAATACTGTGATCTATAGTAAGTCAGGATCAAGTGCAGGAATTGGATTTGCTGTACCAGTTGCTATCATCAAAAGGGTCGTTCCCGATCTTATTAAAAATGGAAAAGTTACTAGACCAGGTATCGGCATTGGACCTGCGAGTGAATACCAAAAGGCTAGACTCGGAATAGAAAAAGGGATTGTCGTTCTCTATGTTGACCCAGAAGGTGGTGCAGGCAAGGCCGGACTACAAGGTTTCACAAGAGATCAATATGGTCGTCACTATCCGGGAGATATAATTTTGGCGATCGACAAAAAGAACGTAAATACAATTGATGATATCTACCACGTACTTGAAGCATACAAAGTTGGAGATATTGTTAAAGCTGATATCTTGCGAGAAGGTAAGATAATTACCAAGGAAATTAAACTTATTCCGATCAATGATAATTAA
- a CDS encoding endonuclease/exonuclease/phosphatase family protein, which produces MLKVASTNIRFDNPADAPNDWAGRKSLLSELINNFAPDLLGTQEGREPQLKDLDQLLPAHTLIDGHRSWITERMYPCIFVNPLTVEVKESGDIWLSETPYEAGTKSFDSAFPRLCTWIHGVFKDTKKEFIYVNTHLDHVKSHTRRSQIQVLISEIKKINTKSLPIILTGDFNESPAEDVREVINREWTNLYDAWQFLGKEEETSFHKFDGVHDEGSRIDWILTDRFFKTKSIEIIKEHREEIYPSDHFPVFASFTY; this is translated from the coding sequence ATGTTAAAAGTAGCGAGTACAAATATTAGATTCGATAATCCTGCTGACGCCCCAAATGACTGGGCGGGACGAAAGTCTCTACTCAGTGAGCTCATAAATAACTTTGCTCCCGATCTACTCGGAACACAGGAAGGAAGAGAGCCTCAATTAAAAGATCTAGATCAACTTCTACCTGCCCACACTCTGATTGATGGTCACCGCTCGTGGATAACAGAGAGAATGTACCCATGTATTTTCGTTAATCCCCTCACAGTAGAGGTAAAAGAAAGCGGAGATATTTGGCTGAGTGAAACACCTTACGAAGCCGGAACAAAGTCTTTTGACTCTGCATTTCCTAGACTCTGCACTTGGATTCATGGAGTATTTAAAGATACAAAGAAAGAGTTTATTTACGTTAATACTCACCTTGATCATGTAAAATCTCACACGAGAAGATCACAGATTCAAGTTCTCATATCAGAGATAAAGAAAATAAACACTAAGAGCCTCCCAATTATTCTCACAGGAGACTTTAACGAATCACCTGCTGAAGATGTCAGGGAAGTTATCAATAGAGAGTGGACAAATCTCTACGATGCTTGGCAATTTCTTGGTAAAGAAGAAGAAACAAGCTTTCATAAATTTGATGGTGTTCACGACGAGGGAAGTAGAATCGATTGGATACTTACGGATCGTTTCTTTAAAACGAAATCAATTGAAATTATCAAAGAACATAGAGAAGAGATCTATCCATCAGACCACTTCCCTGTCTTTGCAAGCTTTACTTACTAA
- a CDS encoding phosphatidylserine decarboxylase, translating to MEIQYFNRGNQNVEVEKVYGDAGVKWLYQSSLGKFLSAPLVKAPISVLYGALQSFPISRLKVPGFIKNFDIKMEEFLPEEGQTGADSYSSFNAFFIRKFREGARRINMAKNIMPAFSEARYFGYESITDDKLIPVKGKFLNAKELLANSKWEGTFTDGPLLLARLCPVDYHRFHFPDDGKVLDHYKVGGLYHSVNPIALKEKQDIFSTNIREVTIMETENFGKLAYVEVGAICVGRIEQSTDLTDFKRGEEKGYFLFGGSTVIVIGEKGKWSPSQDILEYTEKGMETYIQLGDEVGLSK from the coding sequence TTGGAAATTCAATACTTTAATAGAGGGAATCAAAATGTGGAGGTAGAGAAGGTCTACGGTGATGCCGGTGTGAAATGGCTATACCAGTCCAGTTTGGGAAAGTTTCTCTCTGCTCCTTTGGTTAAGGCCCCTATTAGTGTTCTCTACGGTGCGCTTCAGAGTTTTCCAATAAGTAGGTTAAAAGTCCCAGGCTTTATCAAGAATTTCGATATTAAGATGGAAGAGTTCTTGCCTGAGGAAGGCCAGACGGGTGCAGATTCTTACTCAAGCTTCAATGCTTTCTTTATACGTAAATTTAGAGAGGGAGCTAGAAGAATCAATATGGCTAAAAATATTATGCCGGCCTTTAGTGAGGCAAGGTATTTTGGATATGAAAGTATTACTGATGATAAATTAATCCCTGTTAAAGGAAAGTTTCTAAATGCAAAGGAGCTTCTTGCTAACTCAAAGTGGGAAGGGACATTTACGGATGGTCCTCTTTTATTGGCGAGACTTTGTCCTGTGGACTATCATCGTTTCCACTTTCCAGATGATGGTAAGGTTCTTGATCACTATAAAGTTGGTGGTCTTTACCACTCTGTGAATCCAATTGCTTTAAAAGAGAAACAAGATATCTTCTCTACTAATATTCGTGAAGTCACAATCATGGAGACTGAGAACTTTGGTAAGTTGGCCTATGTTGAGGTAGGCGCCATTTGTGTGGGAAGAATTGAGCAAAGTACTGACTTAACGGACTTTAAAAGAGGAGAGGAGAAAGGCTATTTTCTCTTTGGAGGTTCAACTGTCATCGTTATTGGCGAAAAAGGAAAGTGGTCTCCAAGCCAGGATATTCTAGAGTATACAGAAAAAGGTATGGAGACTTATATTCAACTCGGTGATGAAGTCGGGCTTAGTAAGTAA